A portion of the Gossypium arboreum isolate Shixiya-1 chromosome 8, ASM2569848v2, whole genome shotgun sequence genome contains these proteins:
- the LOC108468729 gene encoding uncharacterized protein LOC108468729, giving the protein MDQRFEQQQKDMQDQLQEQLAKMQNDMREQMLEAQRNMMTEMAQLLRATNKGKAPMEITGEEEEDHPPDFTPPHGPTQTEAPPKRPSVNIRPQHGPVDAGIHMNYPTGSGFNLGDNPTNPLIPDLDIAEKEDLRAKAAKQLEERCRWLEEKFKALESTDGHHRVYAKDLSLVPDLVLPYKFKMPEFEKYNDSLVRTAARWYNQLSRARINSWRDLAQAFMQQYNHVTNMTPDRITLQNMENKPNENFRQYAQRWREVAMQVQPPLLEKETTMLFINTLKALFITHMIGSTIKSYADIVMAGEMIENAIRGGKIEGEAAKRLALRRKDNEGSQRQESGTKHEKMQFTPIPVTYRELYQNLCDAQAITPFHLKPLQPPYPKWYDANARCEYHAGISGHSIKNCTGFKKVVERLIKIGVVKFDNTLNTENPLPNHNNQGVNAIGEAGEMGMKKDVAKVRMPMKVIWEEMMKRGMLTSKNERGETRNYGEFHEKGHKIQNCEEFKALVQGFIDNKELQNFEGSSCEKQVCALEEEQKGTSRPRIIISLLRNNEVGTLTVSMPEKEDIASASKEAQGEGSHTRSGKRYDVVGVREETTKIKNVSTEKEKEAEVPIKEPAMDTLSGSDALVVVPEIEIKGSELSVPKIARATRMALQMMAGKGALPRKGLGKSLDINGMSTDISNPDFSYEQDMCLEEFRDFEDVQDCDVSLDLLRMVKQEEK; this is encoded by the exons atggatcaaaggtttgaaCAGCAACAAAAGGATATGCaggaccaattgcaagagcaattGGCCAAGATGCAAAAcgacatgagggagcaaatgctagaggctcagaggaatATGATGACTGAGATGGCTCAGTTGCTGAGGGCCACTAATAAGGGAAAAGCCCCTATGGAAATCACTGGTGAGGAGGAAGAGGATCATCCTCCAGACTTTACTCCACCCCACGGGCCTACAcaaaccgaggcacctcctaAAAGACCATCTGTCAATataaggcctcaacatgggccggTTGATGCTGGGATCCATATGAATTACCCAACTGGCTCGGGATTCAATTTGGGTGATAACCCTACCAATCCTCTCATTCCTGACTTGGATATAGCTGAAAAAGAAGATTTGAGAGCCAAAGCTGCAAAACAGTTAGAGGAACGTTGCCGATGGTTGGAGGAGAAATTTAAAGCTTTAGAGAGTACTGATGGGCATCATAGAGTTTATGCCAAAGATCTAAGcttggtcccagacttggtgcTTCCTTACAAATTCAAGATGCCGGAGTTCGAGAAGTACAATG acagtTTAGTCAGAACGGCAGccaggtggtacaatcagttgagccgggcTAGAATAAATTCATGGAGGGATCTTGCGCAAGCCTTCATGCAGCAGTACAATCATGTGACTAACATGACTCCTGATAGGATCACTCTGCAAAACATGGAGAATAAGCCTAATgagaattttaggcaatatgcacagaggtgGAGAGAGGTGGCAATGCAGGTTCAACCACCACTACTGGAGAAGGAGACCACCATGTTATTCATCAACACTCTGAAAGCTTTATTCattactcacatgattggaagcactaTCAAAAGTTATGCGGACATAGTCATGGcgggagagatgattgagaacgccataagAGGTGGCAAAATTGAAGGGGAAGCGGCCAAAAGATTAGCCCTAAGGAGAAAAGATAACGAG GGTTCTCAAAGACAGGAATCTGGCACAAAGCACGAGAAGATGCAATTCACACCTATCCCTGtaacgtatcgtgagctttatcaaaacTTATGCGATGCGCAGGCTATTACTCCTTTCCACTTGAAACCACTACAGCCTccatatcctaaatggtatgatgcaaacgcCAGATGCGAGTACCACGCTGGAATATCGGGGCACTCGATTAAAAATTGTACCGGATTCAAGAAGGTCGTGGAGAGGTTGATCAAGATAggggttgtgaaatttgataaTACCCTAAATACTGAAAACCCTTTGCCAAATCATaacaatcaaggagtgaatgccattggcGAAGCCGGTGAGATGGGAATGAAGAAAGATGTTGCTAAGGTGAGGATGCCTATGAAGGTGATTTGGGAGGAGAtgatgaagagaggtatgttAACCTCTAAAAACGAGAGAGGAGAAACAAGGAACTATGGTGAGTTCCATGAGAAAGGacataaaattcaaaattgtGAAGAATTCAAGGCCTTGGTACAAGGCTTTATAGATAATAAAGAGCTACAAAATTTTGAAGGTAGCTCTTGTGAAAAACAAGTATGTGCGCTGGAGGAAGAACAGAAGGGAACTAGCCGGCCGAGGATCATTATTTCCCTACTGAGAAATAATGAAGTGGGGACACTAACG GTGTCAATGCCGGAGAAAGAGGATATAGCAAGTGCTTCTAAGGAAGCTCAAGGAGAGGGTTCCCATACACGGAGTGGGAAGCGATATGATGTAGTGGGTGTCAGAGAGGAGACCACAAAAATAAAGAATGTTAGTACAGAGAAGGAGAAAGAGGCTGAAGTGCCTATCAAAGAGCCA GCCATGGATACACTTAGCGGGAGCGATGCCCTCGTCGTTGTACCAGAAATTGAAATTA AAGGGAGTGAGCTATCAGTGCCAAAGATAGCAAGAGCTACAAGGATGGCTCTACAAATGATGGCGGGAAAGGGAGCCTTACCAAGAAAAGGGTTAGGAAA atccctagatatcaatggcATGAGCACTGATATATCAAATCCTGATTTCTCTtacgagcaagacatgtgtttagaagaattTCGGGATTTTGAGGATGTCCAGGACTGTGATGTGTCTTTGGATCTTTTGAGgatggtaaaacaggaggagaaataa